DNA sequence from the Tachysurus fulvidraco isolate hzauxx_2018 chromosome 1, HZAU_PFXX_2.0, whole genome shotgun sequence genome:
AGGGCTCCAAGAAAGCCGTGACCAAGACAGCCAGCAAAGGCGGCAAGAAGCGCAGAAAGACCAGGAAGGAGAGTTACGCCATCTACGTGTACAAAGTGCTGAAGCAGGTGCACCCTGATACCGGGATCTCCTCTAAGGCCATGGGCATCATGAACTCGTTCGTCAACGATATTTTTGAGCGCATCGCCGGTGAGTCTTCTCGTCTTGCTCATTACAACAAGCgctccaccatcacctctaGGGAGATCCAGACTGCCGTGCGTCTGTTGCTTCCCGGAGAGTTGGCCAAGCACGCCGTGTCTGAGGGCACCAAGGCCGTCACCAAGTACACCAGCTCCAAGTAAAGCGTGTCACCGCTGTCTTTATCAacacaaaggctcttttaagagccacccacttTTTCATACAAGGTGCAAATCTTCTTTCTGCGTGAGTGAGCTGTATTATTCAGGAATCATACAAATAAGAGTAACTCGAGATAACAGgtattactgtacatttgttttttatatttaaatataggtTTTTTACTTTATGCCATATTTCTGCTGATCATGTACATTTTATCAAAAGATGTacattttttccttctttttaaaatcatttatatttacagcatttaattagtatttatttaaatgtaaaatctctGTATActaatttatagtttttttttcttgctaaaTTCAGTCCTTCTTTCCATTGCCTGTGTCACATGTTTACAAAAAGCTATGTTTAAATTATTACCCAGCACAGTAGCACCCAGACCTCGTAGGTTTGTTGGTTTGtatagaaatgtttgtgttgtaaCTTCTCTATTGTTTCTCCATTTAATAcctacacacattttatttgattttatcattttattgtcaGAGGGAAAGATAATAATTTAGATAATAcaaatgatttaattaaatgaattattgatttattatgaGCTATTTCCagttttcattttcagtttttatttaaaattctctCTTCCCAGTTGTATTCAAgcacattttttgtttgtaattgttAAGCCTAATACTTTCACCTCTTCTTTGGTTTGGGTGTCTAGGGGTGGAACACCACTCATCCATACtgcttctgttttgttttgattcagtTTAGTGACAGatatttctt
Encoded proteins:
- the LOC113662299 gene encoding histone H2B, which produces MPEPAKTAPKKGSKKAVTKTASKGGKKRRKTRKESYAIYVYKVLKQVHPDTGISSKAMGIMNSFVNDIFERIAGESSRLAHYNKRSTITSREIQTAVRLLLPGELAKHAVSEGTKAVTKYTSSK